Genomic segment of Candoia aspera isolate rCanAsp1 chromosome 2, rCanAsp1.hap2, whole genome shotgun sequence:
AAAAAGGAGATGTCCTAACCCTTACAATATAGTTAGACCCTTGCAATACATGTATTTGTTTAATCTGTGTATGgccattgtttttaaaatagatcTAATAGAATGCTTACCTTCATTACGAAATTATACTTAAAGAGGTTTTTGGGGGGAATGGGTGGGTATGCAAAAGATCTCATTGTCAAGGGGCTGGGAAAAATGGGTAAAGGAAATGGCCattgttaaaataatatatatttaaaatcacaACCCTTACCATGCAGTTTGTAGAATGTTTAATTAAAAGCACCTCAATGAATGATGCGGTTAAAAACCTCTATCCCACAGGGATCTGTGAGTCTCCACTCAGCTCAGAGAATACCACAACAGATGGCTAAATGGTATACCTCAGAGTAAGATAACTTcatgtgttttaaataaataggtaGGTAGCATTTATGGAAAAGTTTCAGATCCCCAAAGATTGATGTTTCTACTGAGTAAGATGAAACCTTCATTTCTCCATGTTCAAAGAGTAAGAACTACTTAATCTTTTCTCACTTGCTGCCTTCTAATTATTTGTCTCCCCTTtctgattttttatatttttcaaataaaaagtgTTCTAATTAAAGGTGTTCTGTCAATTCAAACATGCTCATTTAATTATGACAGCATGCAATTGTACCTTCTGGCTGTGTAATACTTTTGGCATTTATTAAATTACATGCTTTCATTAAAGTACTGAAGagttaaaaaatgttaaaaatggttTCAATCTTAAAAAATTGAGTTGCGACTCCCTTTTGAgatagttaaaataataaaaatgtgtattgctattataaattattaataaaataattgaatatgTTGTAATGAGATTAGTATTTTATTTGTCAATCCTTAATTAGATTGGGGATTTCTATACTTTCTCCAATCCCAAATTATCAGTTCAGGACTGCCATTTTAGACATGCCCATTTAAGTGAACTGTAAAACATCTTTCTTGATAACTTAAGAATAACAGTAAAATACCATTATGTATAATCAGATTATGGtctaattttaaaattacaactACAACAAGGTCTTGCTTCAAGGTCTGCAAATGGCATCAAGACTGTCAAGACTCGTTAGCACTAGTTTTGGGGGTCAAAGGAAGAACTGACAAAATATCTTAATTAGATTTATACCAAAcatcacagaaaaataaatgatatttatGATCTATTTCTTCCCACTAATGAAGCCTGATCTAACTATTCCCTAGCTTGCATAAAACTACACAAATGTTTATCTTGCATTTGGGTTCTTTTGTTTCCAATGCAAAACAAATTATACTTTAACATTAGGTGTATCTGGAGCTAGGATATATTTTTAGAGAAACATACCTTTGGACTGGTTGGGAGCATAACAAGCCAGCATTAGAAATACTGTACTGACTAACAACCAGTTTTCAAGCTCAGTGCTAATATTAATTATACCAACTGAGTCTTAGAAGGAATTTTTCTGCAACATATTCACCCTTTGTAATTTATAAATAATCGAAAAGGCTGTGCTTAAACATTCTTCATCCAACAAGATTAGGACTATAGGACTATTTTGAAACTGAGTCCAGGGCTACCTAAACTTTAAAAATTAGTATAGGCATTCACAGAATTGAAACGTTATGACAGGAAGCAGAAGACAGAAATGGTGATTTGGAAGGGAGGAAACCTAAGTATTTAAGCCAGAAgtgaatatatatgtataaaccAAATTATTTGTAAGGATACTGTTCCCAAGATTATTAATAGTAAATGAATGCTGGCATCCAAACAGTTCTGAATATGCCTTAAGATTAGTAGTATCAATGAAAGACTGGACTGCTAAGTGCTCACCGGTATCTTTCTTCCTGTAGAGCCTGCATTATCAAGGAATAATCTCGCTGATAGTGAACCTTGAGATCTTCAAAGGATTCCTCCAGTCGTACTTGAACCTCTCTAATCTCTTGAATCTCATGCAGTATTGCATCAAACCCTGAGTTCTGCATTTCCAGAGTGTTTGTTTTGGAGCTTGGTGCTCCCAAGGGGACTCCTGCGGTGCTATTGGCTCCCACTGAGCCTGATGTAGCACTGGAACAATCTTCCTCACTGCCATATTTTGGGCTCGACTGAAAGTTATGAACACCTAAAGTCTTTCCTCCAGTCCCATCTTCTTGACTTTCTTCCAAAGCATCCTTCAGATTAGTAATATTGTCGGCACTTCCAAACTTGTTTCTAAGAAGTGAGGCAATTTCCCGAGGTTTAGAAGCAACAGCTCCAGCTGCTGAATGAGTTGCCTGGGAAAAGCTGGAAAGTCCACCTTTAACACTATCTACTACACCTTCGCTGAAGCCAGTGACTTTTGCTCCTACATCCTTTAGCCCTTGGTGCATATCCCTCAAGACGTCTTTGGGCTGTCGATGAATGCCATTCTGTTCAATCTCTCGCAGCTTCCGATGATAGTGCTCTAGCTTCTTTTGCAACTGGAGGATTGTCTGGGATGATTTCTGGTTCTTCTTCTCAAACACCTGCTTAATTCGGGCACTCTGCTGCTTGTCAGCATTATTGGCTAATTTCAGGTATTCTGCCACATTGTCATCCCGAGCTGTTTGCTCTATTTTGATTTGCTCTGTAAGTTTTAGTATTTTCTGCTGCAGATGTGTGATGGCCACTTTTGTGCGTTGTGGATCTGGTGTTCCATCAACAGAGTCTGCATTGATACTGCAGTCTGTGCTTGATGCCACTGCGCTAGTTGTTTGTGCTAGGCTACTTACATCTAATCGTTCGATctggaaaaagaattaaaaaatgaacatgaaaGTCTGATTTGATAATGGCAATGtcataaaaatgcaaacaaatctGAGTTTCTTAAAAAGTTGAAGGAAAAAGTCAGTAAATTTCAGTATGAGCTGTTAGCATCAATAAAGAAAATGATAAAGAAATATGGATAGACATTATATAGTACTCTGTCATACTATATATTATTTTGTGAGATCGTATCTCACATATTATTTTGTGAGATAGAGAGGACAGCAaacttaaatttcaaaataattaagtCTGTCTTGTTACCTATCAAAAAACCTAAACTATGCATGTCAAAATCCCTCATAAATACACAATTATGATTCCCTGCTATGTGCCCTAGTGTGATCACACAGATCACTAGGATCCACAAATCAATAAAAGACAAGACCTATTTAGAAGCTGGCCTTAGCAACTTCAGATAGGATTCCTGTAGAAATGGTAAAAactgaagggggtgggtgggtgttcaAGCAACAGCGTAAGGCAGGGGTAGACAATGTATTATCTTCCACATGTTTTAGACcaggattcctcaaccttggcaactctaagctgtgtgggcttgaactcccagaattctgggagttgaagcccgcacagcttagagttgccaaggttgaggaaccttgTTTTAGACTACAACCCCCCAAACCCTTTGTCACTGGCTACACTAGCTGAGATAAGAATTGGTTCCAAACATCTGAAAGGTATCGAGATACCTACCTCAGGTGTAAGGGATCAGTTTCGGATAGTATGTATAGTTTCTAGGCAATTCTACTCAGCTTTCAGagctaaaatatttcagtttatagGAAGAGCAAAATTTCCACAGAAGTTATCTACGTTTTCCAAAGTAAAGGTACATACACAAACTTTACAGGCTATACTGGAAATGGTCACATGAAAATGGTTTTAATCTTTTAATCATGTAGGTATTCTTAACCAGTAAATGTCTTAAGAATTCATATATGTAGGTAAAATGTAATTTACTCATCTATTTTCTAGCAAAGAAGTTATTCTTACTTTTTTAGCCTACCTTGGCTTTCCTGAGGTGCAAGAGTTGTTCCCAATGCATGACTTGAACAAAGGACCAACATGCCTACAACTGCTCTGCTGAAAGCTGGCTGAATGTTTTAAAACTAAGTTTCAAGGAAGGCAGCTCACTACAGAAACTGGTGAATCATTTAATTACTCTGCAGCTCCTCCCCAAACAGGGAACTTATTAGGCTTCCTAACTGGAGTATGAAAAATAGCAACATGACTTCATTAGAAGCCAGCCCTTTATGAAGATAAaagctcccttcctccttccttaaaAAAACCCCTGCCTAAATAAATTGAAAGCTGTAAAAGCTCACCAACATGGAGTATCCGGATAAAACCCAAACATTATCAAGGGCAAAGGCCCATCCGGGTCTTGATGGAAGGATGATCCAGAATagctttttttaaacataaagtgGAGTCCATGGAGGAGAAATGCTAGTTTGTTACTCATTTCTTTTCATATGTAATTGTTCAGTAGTTTCAAGAACTACAGGGGTTATTTGTTTTCAGAACAGGACTACACAACCTCCTACTTACCAGCCGAAGCAAACAAGTATGTACCTGTGTGGCTGTGAACATGCCAGAGATTAAGAGACTGGTCAAATTAAGCTCTGAGTAACCCTCCAAGTCTGAATGCTTGTGAGGTGACAACTACTGGTCACGTGCTCCATTAGCAGCAATGGATTAGGTTTGAGTCTAAACAGGGAAAATTTCATTATAGTATGCCTTCAACAAGGAAAGGCTGTAGATGAGGTAAGGCAGAAACTAAGATGTAATATTTACTTTAAGCTAACTCTTGAAACGGAAATGATTTAGCGAGGGAAAGTGAAAGAAAATGCATACAGAAAATGATGGCTAGAAGGAAAACAGAACCATGCCACTTTAAAagaacagagagacagagagattccAAAAAGAGAATATAAGATCTACAAAAGATTTATGTAATGGAAAGACTGGAATCTGTCCACCCCTGTTCTAGGAAACAATGGCAGGATGCCTACTCATGTGAAAGATTTATGAATTATTTCTAAAGCTTTGTAATAGGGATTTACTCAGCTGACAGGCACTGATGGTCCACCCCAATACTGGTCAGATGTTAATCAAGTTCAAAAGGAAACTAACCAACAGCTTACCAACCCAGAGGACTGCTGGCAGTAAGAGGAAGAATTGGCTCTTTCTAAAAAAACAGTTTCCAACGTGGCAACCTGGAGGGGGCAAAGCTggctctcctcctccacctgttACCTGGCTTCGCTCTTTCAAAGCCCCTCCATTTCCAACCCCACCACAGGTGATCTGTGGGATCAGAAACCTGGTGGGTAAACATCTGGCTATCCCTTTTCACCTACTATCTCCCAGCATGGGGATCACCTGCCTGGGCTGAGAAAGATGGCAGAGCAAAAGTGAAATATAGTTTTAAGTTGCCAGGTCTCTGATTCCATAAGACTGAAGACTCTGGAGGTTTGAAAGAACTCCCTGGCAAAAACAGGGCTGAAGAGTCCCAACATGGCTAAACCCATCACAAGCCACACTGATTCAGTTTTGTTTGtccccttatttattttatcaatttatatggctgcccaacttgcaaaTTGTGGCTCCATCAGTAGATGTGCCACTGAGTCAGCTGAATTTCCTGGACCATTTTCAAGAGCCATCTCAGAACACTTCTCTCTAGAAGCTACAATTGTACATGAAGAGGGTCAAGGTTTTTAGAGGTTGGAGCAAGTGTAATTAGAGACAGGTGCTATGCTCCTTTTAGAAAAAGTGCTACCTGCCAGTATCCCTAGGCTGTGCAATTATTCCAAAAGGATCTCTATTTTTTGGCAAAAATGAGATTGCTCCTGCTGAATATATTGAGAATGGgcaacaatttttaaataaacattaatttcCATGGATGCATGAATATTGCATCCATGGAAGCAATATTTCGAAGGGGAAATATTTTCTATAGGAAAATATGCACACACACCCTTAAAAGACTAGGTTATTTGTTTCAGAAGTATTTGtcacatatacatttatttacatttaattaaagaaattcttttacttatttatattatgcatgcacaattaacaaaacaatatttaaacttaaaaaaaaatacaaaagaggcaagcccaaactaaaaatacaaactaaaaagaaaagaagatattatatatctcatattttatacttgtcaatagtcactggtttactactgaatacactactataatatgaacagtacaaaatattattgtaaaatatcatgaaCTCTCTGCCATGGAAACACATATTGCTACATCCTTTGGTTAGCTGAAAATACtgtcttttccaaaacagatatatcacatttccaacaaccattctTTGACATCTGAAATAAtacatttccaatttctcagtatGATTTGTTTAACCACTCCCTATGCttgatacaaccataattcccGATAAACAGTCAAATttcaaagctttggtatatagttcatcaacatctttaacatttaaagatttcccCACAAATCTGCTTATATGCATTATTAACACAGTATCTCTAAAATATCATATGGGTCAGTGAAGCCTCAATTTTTTTATACTTCCAGCAAAAAAAATCTGATATCCATTCTTTCAAATACATTATTTGGGGAGTCCAATATACCCTAAATACAATGTTTGATGAATCGACTTTAATTTCAGATCTGCTGGTACCATTCtaacatttttaaggacatgAATCCATTGATGGGGCTTTAACTAAAGAAATGCTTGAGTTTCTTGGAGCGACAAGGGTAGATCTTGGGGAAAATTGATGGAAAGGAAATAAGTAAAAGAAAGTAGAATGAAAGTAGAATGTACTTTCTACTTAAAGAGTAGAAGAGTGGGTGCTTGTTGTTGTTATAACTGTTATATTCTTATGTTTTATGTAAAATGCCAGTAGTCAGCTGAGCTAAGCAGTATAAAAATAGTTGTATAAGATATGCATGTGGTAACATTAGAGACAT
This window contains:
- the TMCC1 gene encoding transmembrane and coiled-coil domains protein 1 isoform X3; the encoded protein is MHWEQLLHLRKAKIERLDVSSLAQTTSAVASSTDCSINADSVDGTPDPQRTKVAITHLQQKILKLTEQIKIEQTARDDNVAEYLKLANNADKQQSARIKQVFEKKNQKSSQTILQLQKKLEHYHRKLREIEQNGIHRQPKDVLRDMHQGLKDVGAKVTGFSEGVVDSVKGGLSSFSQATHSAAGAVASKPREIASLLRNKFGSADNITNLKDALEESQEDGTGGKTLGVHNFQSSPKYGSEEDCSSATSGSVGANSTAGVPLGAPSSKTNTLEMQNSGFDAILHEIQEIREVQVRLEESFEDLKVHYQRDYSLIMQALQEERYRCERLEEQLNDLTELHQNEILNLKQELASMEEKIAYQSYERARDIQEALEACQTRISKMELQQQQQQVVQLEGLENATARNLLGKLINILLAVMAVLLVFVSTVANCVVPLMKTRSRTFSTFFALVFIAFLCKHWDAITGYLERFFSPSR
- the TMCC1 gene encoding transmembrane and coiled-coil domains protein 1 isoform X4, with protein sequence MEEESDSQGSEGEIERLDVSSLAQTTSAVASSTDCSINADSVDGTPDPQRTKVAITHLQQKILKLTEQIKIEQTARDDNVAEYLKLANNADKQQSARIKQVFEKKNQKSSQTILQLQKKLEHYHRKLREIEQNGIHRQPKDVLRDMHQGLKDVGAKVTGFSEGVVDSVKGGLSSFSQATHSAAGAVASKPREIASLLRNKFGSADNITNLKDALEESQEDGTGGKTLGVHNFQSSPKYGSEEDCSSATSGSVGANSTAGVPLGAPSSKTNTLEMQNSGFDAILHEIQEIREVQVRLEESFEDLKVHYQRDYSLIMQALQEERYRCERLEEQLNDLTELHQNEILNLKQELASMEEKIAYQSYERARDIQEALEACQTRISKMELQQQQQQVVQLEGLENATARNLLGKLINILLAVMAVLLVFVSTVANCVVPLMKTRSRTFSTFFALVFIAFLCKHWDAITGYLERFFSPSR
- the TMCC1 gene encoding transmembrane and coiled-coil domains protein 1 isoform X2, yielding MKRGTSLHSRWGKSDPPKGSPQINRKSVQDINAGRPRSSSTTDAPSNLSILEMASRSCLVGEEVGSADWIERLDVSSLAQTTSAVASSTDCSINADSVDGTPDPQRTKVAITHLQQKILKLTEQIKIEQTARDDNVAEYLKLANNADKQQSARIKQVFEKKNQKSSQTILQLQKKLEHYHRKLREIEQNGIHRQPKDVLRDMHQGLKDVGAKVTGFSEGVVDSVKGGLSSFSQATHSAAGAVASKPREIASLLRNKFGSADNITNLKDALEESQEDGTGGKTLGVHNFQSSPKYGSEEDCSSATSGSVGANSTAGVPLGAPSSKTNTLEMQNSGFDAILHEIQEIREVQVRLEESFEDLKVHYQRDYSLIMQALQEERYRCERLEEQLNDLTELHQNEILNLKQELASMEEKIAYQSYERARDIQEALEACQTRISKMELQQQQQQVVQLEGLENATARNLLGKLINILLAVMAVLLVFVSTVANCVVPLMKTRSRTFSTFFALVFIAFLCKHWDAITGYLERFFSPSR